Proteins encoded within one genomic window of Humulus lupulus chromosome 1, drHumLupu1.1, whole genome shotgun sequence:
- the LOC133789817 gene encoding phospholipase A1 PLIP2, chloroplastic, with translation MDSLFLKTGIPGIAPPIQMGGGLDVRTNPSQLSAVGRSNTGDKSTTAQNKTTVSSRFSFKYSLKSFWSGGGGVGGRSGGGRYGGMALDDTVLTENGEEKKVDEVRGQRIGVMGSDGRNGNWVLKILHVRSMWKEDEEKEEEEEGKSFDLDAKLRKEVGNGSGVDDDQEKGSEGENDEGCDGCRVEDDDEKDSKFDRDSFSRLLRKVSLAEARLYAQMSYLGNLAYCIPRIKPRNLLRCYGLRFVTSSIDKRELAAKAEKTQEPVEIQEEEKESKEVEEVENNKNNGYGISASAAYHIAASAASYLHSHTRSILPFQSSKGEAGKDLSEESGRTNEGVRMMNSEMASLMATTDSVTAVVAAKEEVKQAVADDLNSTHSSPCEWFVCDDDQRATRFFVIQGSESLASWQANLLFEPVRFEGLDVLVHRGIYEAAKGLYEQMLPEVLAHLKSKGDQATFRFTGHSLGGSLALLINLMLLIRNKVPLSSLLPVITFGSPSIMCGGDRLLRKLGLPLSHVQSVTMHRDIVPRAFSCNYPNHVAEFLKAVNGSFRNLPCLNNQKLLYAPMGNLLILQPEEKFSPNHHLLPSGTGLYHLTYPLSDTDDAEKLLRDAKSVFLNSPHPLEILRDRSAYGSEGAIQRDHDMNSYLKSVRGFIRQELNLIRKAKRENRRKVWWPLVALHGVNAGIVVGRTLGTAAGNMGREQFNFSGIVKTGRASLKRFSRLVTSQHMHLFVVLLFPARLLLLGAFNMISSN, from the exons atgGACAGTTTGTTTTTGAAAACAGGGATTCCTGGCATAGCTCCGCCGATCCAAATGGGTGGAGGGCTTGATGTCCGTACAAACCCATCTCAGTTAAGCGCCGTAGGAAGGTCTAACACAGGGGACAAGTCAACAACGGCTCAAAATAAGACGACAGTGTCTTCGAGGTTTTCGTTTAAGTATTCTTTGAAATCTTTTTGGTCAGGCGGAGGAGGAGTAGGAGGTCGGAGTGGTGGAGGCAGGTATGGTGGAATGGCCCTTGACGACACCGTTTTGACGGAAAacggtgaagagaagaaggtcgATGAGGTTCGTGGTCAGAGGATTGGTGTAATGGGTTCCGATGGACGAAATGGAAACTGGGTTTTGAAGATTTTGCATGTTCGATCGATGTGGAAGGAAGAtgaggagaaagaagaagaagaagaagggaaaagtTTTGATCTTGATGCTAAGCTAAGGAAGGAGGTTGGGAATGGAAGTGGGGTCGATGATGATCAGGAGAAAGGATCTGAGGGTGAGAATGATGAGGGTTGTGATGGGTGTAGAGTAGAAGATGATGACGAAAAAGATTCTAAGTTTGATAGAGATTCATTTTCAAGGTTGCTTCGGAAAGTCTCATTAGCCGAGGCCAGGTTATATGCTCAAATGTCATACTTGGGGAATTTGGCTTACTGCATTCCCAGAATTAAG CCACGAAATCTTCTCAGATGTTATGGCCTGCGTTTTGTAACATCATCCATAGATAAAAGGGAATTGGCTGCTAAAGCTGAGAAAACTCAGGAGCCAGTGGAAattcaagaagaagaaaaagaatcgAAGGAGGTTGAGGAAGTggaaaataacaaaaacaatgGATATGGAATAAGTGCATCTGCTGCTTACCATATTGCTGCTTCTGCAGCTTCTTATTTGCATTCTCATACAAGGAGCATACTTCCCTTCCAATCTTCAAAAGGTGAGGCTGGCAAAGATTTGTCCGAAGAAAGTGGAAGGACCAATGAGGGTGTCAGGATGATGAACTCTGAGATGGCTTCTTTGATGGCTACCACCGATTCTGTTACTGCTGTGGTTGCCGCAAAGGAGGAAGTAAAACAGGCCGTTGCTGACGATTTGAATTCAACACATTCATCGCCTTGTGAGTGGTTTGTGTGCGATGATGATCAGAGAGCCACAAGATTTTTTGTTATTCAG GGATCAGAGTCACTAGCATCTTGGCAAGCAAATTTACTTTTTGAACCTGTTCGGTTTGAG GGATTGGACGTGCTTGTGCATAGAGGTATATATGAGGCTGCAAAAGGGTTATATGAACAGATGCTGCCTGAAGTCCTTGCGCATCTTAAATCTAAGGGAGACCAGGCAACCTTTCGTTTCACTGGCCATTCTCTCGGGGGAAGCTTGGCGCTACTGATAAATCTCATGTTGTTAATACGGAATAAAGTGCCACTTTCTTCCTTGCTACCTGTAATAACTTTTGGTTCACCATCCATTATGTGTGGAGGCGATCGTCTTCTTCGCAAACTAGGGTTGCCGCTAAGTCATGTTCAGTCAGTTACAATGCACAGGGACATTGTTCCTAGAGCTTTCTCTTGCAATTACCCTAACCATGTCGCCGAGTTTCTCAAGGCTGTTAATGGGAGCTTTCGGAATCTTCCTTGTCTCAATAACCAG AAACTATTGTATGCTCCAATGGGCAACCTTTTGATTCTTCAGCCGGAAGAGAAGTTCTCCCCAAACCATCATCTTCTACCTTCAGGCACAGGTCTATATCATTTAACTTATCCATTGTCGGACACTGATGATGCAGAGAAGCTTCTTCGAGATGCAAAGTCAGTGTTCTTAAACTCACCACACCCACTTGAGATTCTACGAGACAGATCTGCCTATGGTTCCGAAGGAGCCATCCAAAGAGATCATGACATGAACTCCTACTTAAAAAGTGTAAGAGGGTTTATTCGCCAAGAGCTAAACCTCATTAGAAAGGCCAAGAGAGAGAATCGCCGGAAGGTGTGGTGGCCGCTTGTGGCGCTGCATGGTGTTAATGCCGGCATTGTTGTGGGAAGGACTCTTGGGACAGCAGCAGGCAACATGGGCCGAGAGCAGTTTAACTTTTCCGGCATTGTAAAAACAGGTAGAGCATCATTGAAACGATTCAGCAGGCTTGTGACATCACAGCACATGCACTTGTTTGTTGTGCTATTGTTCCCTGCGCGGTTGTTACTCTTAGGAGCATTCAACATGATCAGTTCCAATTGA